The window GACGGCGAGGATGAGCGTAAGGGCTACATCCTTGCGATGGAAGACCTGAATAACGGCACAGGCGTCATGGGGAAAATCCCGTCACTTGCCGGCAAAAAAGGGCTGCTCGGCAAGAAGGTCACGTACAAGGTCGCGGACACCGAGACAAAGCCGGATACGGCGATTCAGCGCGCGACCGAGTTCATGACGCAGAACAAAGCGATCATGATATCAGGTGGAGTCAGTAGTGCGGTAGACATCGCGTTGCAAAAGCTGGCGCAGCAACAGAAAGTTCTCTATATGGTAGGTGCGAGCGGCTCCAACGATACGACGGGGAAGGATTGCCAACGCTACGGCTTCCGTTCGCAGCTTGACGCCTATATGGTTGCAAAAGCGATCGATCCGTATCTGGTCAAAGCCTACGGACCGAAGAAAAAGATGATCTTCCTTACGCCCGACTACAGCTACGGTCACTCGCTGACAAACTCGATGCGAGCCGATCTCGAAAAGCTGGGCTGGACTACGGTCGCCGACGTCGTCGCGCCGTTCCCAACGAGCGACTACAGCTCGTATCTCACCAACATCGCGAACTCGGACGCCGATGTATTCATTAACATCGAGTTCGGCAACGACGGTATATCGTCCACGAAGCAAGCCGTGCAGTTCGGCATCACCAAAAAGATGAAGCTCGTGATCCCGAACATCTCGACGTATCTGCCGGACGGTTTAGGCCCGGACATCATGCAAGGCGTGTACGGCACGCAAGATTGGTACTACGCCTTTGCGGACCGCTTCCCGCTCTCGAAGCTATTCCTCGAGAGCTTCCAAAAGCGGTTCCCGGGCGTAATTCCGCGCTGGACGGCGCACATCGCCTATGCGCAAACCGCGATTTGGGCCGATGCCGTCACGCGTGCGAAGACGTTCAATCCTCCGGTCCTCATTAAGACACTCGAGGAAGGAAAGCCGATCGAGCTGATGCTCGGCAAAGTGTACTACCGCGCCGCCGATCATCAGCAGGTTCGGCCGTGCCCGGTCCTGCGTGGCAAAGCCGGAAGCGCGATGAAGAACAAGGACGACTTCTTCGATATCGTTGCGCTCGTGCCGGGCGAACAATGCATGCAGCCGTTGGACGAGACCAACTGCCACATGGGTTCTTACACCTAAAGCACACCACGTCCTAAATGCATCTCATCGAAGCGCAAGCCCTCAACGGGCTTGCGCTTGGTGCGATTCTCGCTCTCGTTGCGCTCGGCTTGACGATCGTGTTCGGTTTGCTGGGTTTCGTCAATTTCGCCCACGGCGCGCTCTTGATGGTCGGCGCGTACGCGGGTTGGATCGTCTACTCGCAAACCAATCACTTCTTTCTGGCGATGCTCGGTGCGCTCGTCATTACCTTTATCGTGGGGATCGTAATCGAACGTGTCTTGATACGCCTTTATTACGCACGCCCAAAACAGGATCAAATTCTCGTCACGTACGGTTTGGCGATCATTCTGGTCGAAGTCGTGCGCGCAATCTTCACCGGGCAGACGCGTCTGCTTTCAACGCCTGCTTGGGCGAGCGGTATCGTCAATATTGCCGGAATCTACTATCCGCAGTATCGCGTCATCGTGATTGCGATCGCGGCAATCACGCTGGCAATCATTTACCTCATCTTGTTCCGCACGCGCATCGGACTGATCGTTCGCGCGGGTATCGACGACGTCGTCATCGTCAATATCCTCGGCATCAACGTCAAACGAACGTTCATGCTCGTCTTTGCGCTCGGAGCGGCGATCGCAGGTCTGGCTGGAATCGTTGACGGGCCGTTGCTGGCCATTAATCCCGACATGGGTACCGATGTTTTGGTTCAGTGCTTTGTCGTGATCGTGATCGGCGGTGTCGGGTCGTTCTTCGGCGCGATCCTCGGAGGCATCGTCGCCGGCGAGATCATCAGCCTTACGACAGCATTTGCGCCCGACTACGCGTCGGTGATGCTTTACGTTGCGATGGCGGTCGTGCTCATCGTGCGGCCGCAAGGTTTGCTCGGTGTCGAGGGGCGCGCGTAGATGCGTATGAGCACGCAGCGAATGCTGCTCGGCCTTCTTGGACTGGCCGTGTTCCTCGTGCTCTTCCCAATCGTATTGCAGGCGGGCGGCGGCGGAATCGCTCTTGCATCGCGCATTCTCGTGCTGGCGCTTTTTGGGCTCGGCGTCGACCTGATCTTTGGTTTTGCCGGCTTACTCTCGTTCGGGCAAGCGGCATTCTACGGCGTAGGCGGCTTCGTTTCCGGCTATCTGCTGATTTCGGGGACGGTGCACAGCACGCTTCTGGCGCTTGCGATTGGTACGGCTGCGGCAGCGTTCGCCGGTATTTTGATCGGTGCGCTGAGCATGCGGCAAGTCGGCGTCTATCTCGCGATGCTCACGCTGGCATTCGCGCAGATGTTTTACTTTCTGGACATCTCGGCGCTCCGTAACTACACCGGCGGCGAAAACGGATTGCCGGGCGTCCCGCGCGCATCGGTGCTCGGCCTTCATTTCACGTCGAACCACGAAGCCTACGCGTTCATCGCGATCGTCTACTTCATCGCATTTGCGATCATGTGGCTGATTGTACGCTCGTCATTCGGACACGTGTTGCGCGCGATCTTGGAAAATCCCGAACGTGCGGCAGCGGCCGGCCACGACGTCTACCTTTATAAGGTCGTCGCTTTCACGATTGCGGCTGCGTACGCAGGTCTCGCGGGCGGTTTGCTCGGCATGTTCCAAGGCTATCTCCCGCCCGACATGTTTACGATCGACACGTCAGGACAGATCGTCGTCATCGAGGTGATCGGCGGTCCGGGAACTCTTGTTGGTCCACTAATCGGCTCGATCGTGTGGATTTATCTCTCGCAGGTGTTCCAGGACTTCAGCGCGGTCGCGGGCTTGTGGCGGCTTATGCTCGGCATCGTGTTCGTGCTGCTCATCACCGGCTTCCGCAGCGGCATTGCCGGTGGAATTATTTTGTGGATTCGGGGCATGGCACGCCGGCGCTCCGCCGTCGCAACCGGTGGCGACTGATGCCGCTGCTTGAAGCGCGTTCGCTGACGCGCCGCTTCGGCGGCTTGGTCGCGGTCGATTCCGTCTCGCTTGCGATCGAGCCCCTGACGGTGACCGCGTTGATTGGTCCGAACGGTGCGGGC of the Candidatus Baltobacteraceae bacterium genome contains:
- a CDS encoding substrate-binding protein, coding for MKTALGASAGLSVAATATPWSSAADEAVGNYPAGTSGSEIFVGLLCPTTGSYSADGEDERKGYILAMEDLNNGTGVMGKIPSLAGKKGLLGKKVTYKVADTETKPDTAIQRATEFMTQNKAIMISGGVSSAVDIALQKLAQQQKVLYMVGASGSNDTTGKDCQRYGFRSQLDAYMVAKAIDPYLVKAYGPKKKMIFLTPDYSYGHSLTNSMRADLEKLGWTTVADVVAPFPTSDYSSYLTNIANSDADVFINIEFGNDGISSTKQAVQFGITKKMKLVIPNISTYLPDGLGPDIMQGVYGTQDWYYAFADRFPLSKLFLESFQKRFPGVIPRWTAHIAYAQTAIWADAVTRAKTFNPPVLIKTLEEGKPIELMLGKVYYRAADHQQVRPCPVLRGKAGSAMKNKDDFFDIVALVPGEQCMQPLDETNCHMGSYT
- a CDS encoding branched-chain amino acid ABC transporter permease produces the protein MHLIEAQALNGLALGAILALVALGLTIVFGLLGFVNFAHGALLMVGAYAGWIVYSQTNHFFLAMLGALVITFIVGIVIERVLIRLYYARPKQDQILVTYGLAIILVEVVRAIFTGQTRLLSTPAWASGIVNIAGIYYPQYRVIVIAIAAITLAIIYLILFRTRIGLIVRAGIDDVVIVNILGINVKRTFMLVFALGAAIAGLAGIVDGPLLAINPDMGTDVLVQCFVVIVIGGVGSFFGAILGGIVAGEIISLTTAFAPDYASVMLYVAMAVVLIVRPQGLLGVEGRA
- a CDS encoding branched-chain amino acid ABC transporter permease, with amino-acid sequence MSTQRMLLGLLGLAVFLVLFPIVLQAGGGGIALASRILVLALFGLGVDLIFGFAGLLSFGQAAFYGVGGFVSGYLLISGTVHSTLLALAIGTAAAAFAGILIGALSMRQVGVYLAMLTLAFAQMFYFLDISALRNYTGGENGLPGVPRASVLGLHFTSNHEAYAFIAIVYFIAFAIMWLIVRSSFGHVLRAILENPERAAAAGHDVYLYKVVAFTIAAAYAGLAGGLLGMFQGYLPPDMFTIDTSGQIVVIEVIGGPGTLVGPLIGSIVWIYLSQVFQDFSAVAGLWRLMLGIVFVLLITGFRSGIAGGIILWIRGMARRRSAVATGGD